From the Colletotrichum lupini chromosome 1, complete sequence genome, the window tttatacttactacgcaaatatttatatagttcaattgatctcttcgtcaactacggttcgaactaactaccctgtaatagggatactaacacaaACTCTGGCTCTTCACGAATGCCTACGCCAACCACGGAAAGCGGGTTGTGCGACTTCTTGGAATCGATGACCTATTTGATGGTCTGACCTACTGCGACTACGCCCAGTACCCATTCGTCTGCAAACCAGCCAAGGAGATGTTCCGCAGGGCCATGGAACAGGCAGGGGTTGAAAACCCGGGAGACTGTTACTTTGTTGGTAAGCTCTTGACTCCCGAAAACTTTGGCACGGTGGATGCACCGCTGGTCTCAGTTCGTGAATAGATGACTTGTACTAAAACCTGCAGATGATTCCTACGATAATTGCAAGAGCGCGAAAGAGCTCGGATGGACGGCCGCCCATCTCGTCGAAGAAGGGTTGCCTATTCCCGAGATACAGGCTTCCCAATTCCAAATTCGTCATATAAGAGAGCTTCGTGACGTTTACCCTCAATTCTTCAGGTCCAGCGCCTTGAAAAATTAGATTGAGACACAAAGATGATGCTTCCGCGGGTCACATAAAAAGGAAATGACTAGAATCTAGACAAATCACAGACACTGAGACTAAGGCACGA encodes:
- a CDS encoding pyrimidine 5'-nucleotidase; this translates as KLWLFTNAYANHGKRVVRLLGIDDLFDGLTYCDYAQYPFVCKPAKEMFRRAMEQAGVENPGDCYFVDDSYDNCKSAKELGWTAAHLVEEGLPIPEIQASQFQIRHIRELRDVYPQFFRSSALKN